The nucleotide window AGCTGGGCTAAAAGGTTGTGTTTGGGATACAATGAGATTCTTATACCAAAGTCCTTTATTCTAGATGTTCTCTGAAGGAAGTCATCACACCCCAGAAACTTCAGTCCTTACTCTGCACTGTTTGTAGTACTCAATAATTCAAGACCTCCAAGCATGCCTGGGTAGTCTTGTTTCTAAAGTCATGCAACAGAGGGAAAACCCCTTCAAAAAAACAACCCTACAAATCATAGAAAATAGTCACTGTTCTCTATTatgatttcttcaaggtctaGGTACCTTCAACAAAGAACTAATACATTCTGTCATTGCTCTAAATAGAGTGAAAAGCAACTTTTTCATTCTAGTGCTTATTCTAGATGCAATGACTCTACTAGATTCCCACTACAAAGTTTTTTGTCTTTAAGTGACTCGTAGTGTCCTAATTGACATTACCTATCACTTTACAAAGACTCCACTGGATCTGTGGTCAGACTCCCTAAGTTGGACTGGGACCTCCTGTGACAATGTGTTGTATAACCAGAGTGAGGGTCACATAACATGAGAATCAAAGTCCTGGATTTGGGGTTCTGGCTTCAGAACCTGGCTTGGGTTAATCAGCTGTTTTCCCCACACAGGTTGTTTGATGGTCATACACCTGTGTTAGCtatcacagacacagagatgatcAAGAATGTACTAGTGAAAGAATGCTATTCTGTCTTCACAAACAGATGGGTAGGTaactttgttttaattaaaaaagttgcttcatgtttttttatttgtattatatatgtatgtccaTATGAGTGaatattatatgtgtgtaggttCTTGTGAATGCCAGAAGAGCATGTTGTgttctaggcagttgtgagtggaCTGACATAGATTCTGGGAACCTAACCTGGTTCATCCAGAAGAGCAACAAGTCCCCTTAATTGTTGTGCCATATCTCCAGCTTCCCCCATTTAATAATGCACAACTTTATAGTTTAcatattgaatttattttgattgattggtttggtttattagagaactcactctgtaggccatgCTTGCCAatactcagagatctacctgcctctgcctcccaaattataggattaaaggcatatgccagcACCACCCAGTTATACcaggtatttgttttattttttattttgagtttttcaagacaaggtttctcctgtgtcctggctgtactagaactcactctgtagacccgattgttcttgaaatcacagagatttgcctgcctctgcctcctcagtgatgggattaagggcattcaccaccacctcctggctacttaatgattttaaaaaatgaaataaatataaatttacagTGGCTTCCACAATAATATACAAGCAGGGTCTGGGCATTCATTTTACTAATAGGaagtataaatataccacattatTGTAATCTAGTTGCAGATGAACACTGTTATCATCTAGATTGTGTTTGTATTTCCTGTCTCACAGGACCTTTCTCATGTTTGTGTGGTGAAGTACTTAACCACAGGTCAAGATTTGTGTGGTGACAAGCACTGAGAATACAGAGCTGCTCCTTGACCATGCAGTTCCCTCTTGCTAGCCCATTAGCTACCTTGTTCAACCTGCCATCTCATATCACTTTTCTACATCCATTTTCCTTCTCAATAGATTTTGGGGTCACTGTCAAGTCTGATGACTATTTACCTGgtccttctgtgtgtgtttgcttgagtACAAATTATACACTTTTGAGATTTGCTCTTAAAcctatgtctttatttattttgtgtaaggTATGATGCTAAGTTcaatgttctctctttctctttttttaacccATCTGTATTCCACAAACCTATCTGGGGAAACTTAttggctctctctttctaccctgtgggtcctggggtttgaactcaggttgatgggattggcagcaagcacctttacctgctagccatctctctgggcctcatTCAGCCTTGGGTCATTTGGTGAAGTTGGGTGAAGGCCAAGTTTGCAGCTGCCCTTTATCAAGTGGAAgccatttccatttcttcctgttgTGCTGAGCACTTTCATATTAGGGCATGTTGGGAGATGCCACAGcagtataaattatatttatggaAGGTAGAAGAAAGTTCCCACCAGAGAAATAGAATTATGTTTTCCCTTTTATCACTGTATAAAGAATTAAGGAAAAGAGATTTCTACAGCATTATTCCTAAACAAGCAAACAGCTCCTGGACCAAACAAACCAGGAgtagagaggtggcttagtgttTGAAAGCTCTGAAAGAGGATGGGGTTTTGTTTGCCTACATCCACATCCAGCGattcacaaccacttataactcctGCTTTAGGAGTACCAACTCCTTCCTCAAGCCTCTGAATACACTGAACACATGTGCatttattcatacacacacacatacacacacactaacacacatgcacacacatatacacacacaaacacacacacacacacatacatacaatactaaaataaatcttaaaaaaaccaaCCGTCAAATCCTTTAAATGTTGCACAGttagggagattgctcagtgtttggatccccagcatgtgtataaaagctgggcatagcagCATGCTGTGTTTGGAAATAGGTAGATCCTTGGGACTTGCTGGCTAGCTTTTCTAGCCAAACCAGAGCCTTCtagattcagggagagacccagcctcaaaaaatGCACAAGATATTTATACAGGAAGTTACCAGGCCTCTGGTCTCTAAATCAACATATACACAGGAACTCtagtctaaacacacacacacacacacacacacacacacacacacacaccatatcaaAACATGACTTTTCATTTTGCTAATGTAAATGCAGAGCTGCACAACTTGTCTGTTGCAAAGATAACTTTCTATCTGTCCCCAAGCCTTTTGCCATCTGCATAGCTCTGGAGAATCTGCTATATATTGTTCCCATCTTCTCTCCAATTCTGGAACTAATTTTCCAACCAAAGAGAGGCTTACATTTAGAAGGATCCTGAAATATAGAGATTTGAAATCTCAACAGGCAGCCCAGTGAGCACCTGATTTATGGACTGTGAGGAAATTTTGACATTTTTGCATCTGGCATGAGGGTTGATCCATAGTAAACAGTCGGTAACTAAGTTTTATACAGCGATATCCACTTAGCACTTTTGCAACCATGGaaaattctggaattacagaaagccaaatttgtattttttttgacTCTAGGATTTTGGCCCAGTGTGGATTATGAATAAGGCCATCTCCATGTCTAAGGATGGGGATTGGAAGAGAATGCGAGCCTTGCTGTCTCCTGCCTTCATGAGTGGAAAACTCAAAGAGGTGACTGGAAGAACTTTTAGGTGAAACGTTTGTGTGACTTGAGTTCCCACACTTAACTATGGATgcctttgtattttgtatttagaTGTTCCCCATCATTGAACAGTATGGAGATATTTTGGTAAAGTACttgagaagagaggcagagaaaggcaagcCTATCACCATAAAAGAGTAAGTAGTGATCCATGTACTGCggttctgggagaggaagggcaaCTGGGGCAGAAGGGTCATGACCTGTGTGTTTCACATGGTCCAGCTGTTCCTTCTTCCCTGTAGACACTAGATGACAAAATATTCAGTTGCAAAGAAACATGATCATGCCAAGGTCACAGGGGTAGTGGTAGGGTAGGAGGGAAAGATGCTTAGTCAGCACTGAGGTGATTTCACCTGTCCTGACCaagattatgaaattttcagactTCTTGGTGCATGTGTTAAATTCCCATGTCTCTCTCCTCAGAGTGTTTGGGGCCTACAGCATAGATGTGATCACAAGCACGTCATTTGGTGTGAATGTTGATTCCCTCAACAACCCAAAGGACCCTTTTGTGGAAAAGGCCAGGAAGCTAataagatttgatttttttaacccATTATACATGTCAGTAGGTATGTATGATGGTTCTTCTGCCTTTTGACCCACTGCTCTTGTCTGTGGCCATGTCAGTcagttctgcctttctcttctacAGTTACCAAAACTAACAACTCTATTGGTATATAATTCACCCCCTTAAAGACACAATCCAATATTTTTAGTGTATTCAAATGTATGTAACCCttacttttgttttataactTCGTTTTTCTTTCAGACTGTTTTGCTATAGCCATCCTGGAAGTTGCTGTGTGACCAGGCctatcttgaactcacagtgatcccccTAACTCTCACTTTTCTGTGCAGGGAGTAATGTATATGCCACCAGTCCTGGCTTTGATTtagaattcttttatttatccTTCATCAGTATCATATAGTCATACAATCTGTTTTGAATATATGTACCCCTAACTCTCACCTCCCATTTCCCTCAGACACACCAACACATCTTCCCCCCAATTTATGTCCCAATGAGTCCAATCAGTGCATCCTCCCAGGATGCTGAGCAATATTGTTGGCGTGATCTCATGCAGGTGGTCAGTTCATGAGTGGGCCATGCCATGTCCAGGATATGGCATCTCACACCACCCCTCCCTGAATTTTACTTTATTCCTACACCCTCTTTCATGATTTCCCTTGAGCCTTGAGTGGTGGGGCTCTTGCTGTAGATGTAGGGCCCAGCACTCAACAGTcgtttattctcagcactttgatcaCTTAGGACTCTGTGTTGACTGATGTTCCACATGGCCCATTACCAATGTCAACTGTAGAGTACTTAGTTCTAGGCATGTTGCACATTTGCACCATCATCCTTCAAGCAGCCTTGACCTAAGCCACCACCAATTCACTTTCTGTATCTTTACATATTCTGGGTTTTTCACATCAATGGGGTAATAGTCTATGTGGTTCCTGTGACAGGTCTCTGTCATTTAGCACACTCTTAAAGGAAGAAAGTGTCACTCTCTCTTGTGTCTATGAATGAGTAATATTCtacatctgttgatggacattgaAGTTGGTTTTATATGTTTGCAATGAATTTTGCTACTAGGGGCATTTGCATACAATATTATGttcaaatatttgattttatgttttgggGGTATACATTCAGAATCATTGTTGCTGAGTCAAGAAGTAACTATTCTTAACATAGTAAACAAGCAAACATATGTTTTCCAAAGTAGCCACAGCGTTTTGTATGTCTTCTAGAACTGCAGGAGAGTTCAAGGTTCTCCATGCTCTGCAATGCTTGTCTCTTCCATGACTTTGATCATTCCACCGTAGTGGATATGCTGTGGGCTGGCCCTGTGGTTTTGATCAGCATTTCCCTAGTCCTAATGCAATTAGAAAACAAAGTTAGATGTTTTAATGTCTGCTTTTTGATCATCTCTCTTACATAGCTGAATTGCTTTAAAACTtttgaaagttatttatttttatttcatgtgtattggCTTTTTACTTGCAAATATGCCTCCCACATGAATGAATTGCCTGCTAAGGCTATAAGAGGGTAtttaatcccctggaactggagttacagatggttaagTGCAGCCATGTtgatactgggaatcaaacttgtgtcttctgtaagagca belongs to Peromyscus leucopus breed LL Stock unplaced genomic scaffold, UCI_PerLeu_2.1 scaffold_1272, whole genome shotgun sequence and includes:
- the LOC119087101 gene encoding cytochrome P450 3A11-like, which codes for FHGVWKFDTECYKKYGKIWGLFDGHTPVLAITDTEMIKNVLVKECYSVFTNRWDFGPVWIMNKAISMSKDGDWKRMRALLSPAFMSGKLKEMFPIIEQYGDILVKYLRREAEKGKPITIKEVFGAYSIDVITSTSFGVNVDSLNNPKDPFVEKARKLIRFDFFNPLYMSVVLFPFLTPIYEKLNVSIFPKDSIAFFKNFMDRMKENLLDSKQKHRVDFLQLMMNAHKNCKDKESHKGKQGLSGLWTRKLSSSGQATQKMYGKVF